The Microlunatus antarcticus DNA segment GCGAGCTGGCGGTCCTACCTGCAGGACCCGCAGCGCTACCTGCGCCACGTCCTCGAACCCTGACGCCCGCCGCCGACCGGGGAGGTCCCGGTCGATCGCTAGCGGAGGAGGAGCAGGACCAGGGCGGCCAGGGCCGCGAGGGCGAAGAGCCAGGACAGGACCGTCGCCAGCCGGGACGCCTGGCGGGAGATGTCGTTCATGACCGCGCGCTCCGCGTCCGTCACGTGGTCGGAGAGCGGGCAGATGCAGGTGGCGTTCTCGGCGCAGACGATGTCCGCCTGCCGCGGGAGGCAGGCCCCGTACGCGGGCTCGTGCTCGACGAGGGGGCTCTCCGGCACCAGGGGCAGGACGTCCGGGTGGAACGCGACGTCCGCGCCCTCCGGTCGAGGGCTCCCCGTGTAGTGGAGGACCCGACCCGCCGGGGCGGGGTGGACGGTCGGCGCGGCGGTGGCCCGGAGAGACAGCGGGTGAGCGGTTCGAGGGAGCATCGGGGGCTTCTTCCGAGGAGGGCTGCGCGCAGCCGTGCCAGTACGATCCGATCTCCCCCGAGAGCGCGGCTACGCCCGATCGACCCAGATTCGAAGCCCCTCCGGACCTGGATTGCTCCGGAACTCAATTTATTCTTCAACGTCTCGACGGCGGGTCGATCCCCGGCTTCTGACGGCGAGTGGCGGCGCCCCCAGCAGGATTCGAACCTGCGACACGAGGTTTAGGAAACCTCTGCTCTATCCCCTGAGCTATGGGGGCCGGCGCCACAGGTTAACCGTCCTGGGAGCATGGGCCCATGCCCCGACCGATCGTGCTGGACGTCGACACCGGGACCGACGACGCGCTCGCGCTGCTCTACGCCGTCCGGTCCGCCGACCTCGACCTGCGCGGGGTGTCCTGCGTGGCGGGCAACGCCGGCCTGGAGCAGGTGGTCGACAACACGCTGCGGGTCCTCGACGTCGCCGGGGCGCCGGACCTCCCGGTCGCGGCCGGGGCCACGAAGCCGTTCATCGAGCGCGCTCAGACCGACGAGCAGTTCCACGGCGAGAACGGGCTGAGCGGCGTCGAGTTGCCGACCGCGACGCGGACCGTCTCGGCGCTGAGCGCGACGGAGATGCTCTACACGCAGATCACGTCGTCCGCCGAGCCCGTCACTCTCGTCAGCCTGGCGCCGATGACGAACGTGGCCATGCTGTTGACGCTGCACCCCGACGTCGCCGACCACCTCGAGCGCCTCGTGTTCATGGGCGGGTCGGCGTCGCAGGGCAACGTCACCGCGGTGGCCGAGTTCAACGTCTGGCAGGACCCCGAGGCGGCGACCTGCGTGGTCGAGTCCGGGCTGCCCGTCACGATGTACGGGCTCGATGTGTTCAACCGTCTGCTGATCCCGCAGGAGGCGGCCGACCGGTGGACCCGGTCCG contains these protein-coding regions:
- a CDS encoding nucleoside hydrolase, whose protein sequence is MPRPIVLDVDTGTDDALALLYAVRSADLDLRGVSCVAGNAGLEQVVDNTLRVLDVAGAPDLPVAAGATKPFIERAQTDEQFHGENGLSGVELPTATRTVSALSATEMLYTQITSSAEPVTLVSLAPMTNVAMLLTLHPDVADHLERLVFMGGSASQGNVTAVAEFNVWQDPEAATCVVESGLPVTMYGLDVFNRLLIPQEAADRWTRSGHPAVRAAGELLHRRGMRAAGFEQDYEGVLGDAGALLILTHPELFTTEALPVRVNLQGIGRGQTVVDRRPLAQDQQALDRDPWRVLEVALDLDVEAAAAAYCAVVDDFDR